The following are encoded in a window of Chryseobacterium sp. genomic DNA:
- a CDS encoding TlpA family protein disulfide reductase produces the protein MKKLVVMVVLAVSVSSCNKKEPVADNIDYSEDSITVPETNEPALIYNPVEYSPAQISDFLAEKDNDTLYVTNFFATWCAPCMREMPHFKEKMQELKGQPVKFTFVSLDQKTDWPTDVKNFAEVNGLTENVVLLDGSLLQEDFFSSNFKNWDGSGIPFTFMRKRGQTDEYMSMMTKEQLDTKINSFK, from the coding sequence ATGAAGAAGTTAGTTGTGATGGTGGTTTTGGCAGTATCCGTTTCGTCCTGTAATAAAAAAGAGCCCGTAGCAGACAATATTGATTATTCTGAAGACAGCATTACTGTACCGGAGACCAACGAACCGGCATTAATCTATAATCCTGTTGAATATAGCCCTGCACAGATCTCAGACTTCCTGGCGGAAAAGGACAATGACACCCTCTATGTAACCAATTTCTTCGCTACCTGGTGCGCACCCTGCATGAGGGAAATGCCTCATTTCAAAGAAAAAATGCAGGAGTTGAAGGGACAGCCCGTAAAGTTCACCTTCGTGAGCCTAGACCAGAAGACCGACTGGCCTACGGACGTGAAGAATTTTGCTGAAGTGAACGGCCTTACCGAGAATGTAGTTCTGCTGGACGGCAGCCTGCTTCAGGAGGATTTTTTCAGCAGTAATTTCAAAAACTGGGACGGCAGCGGAATCCCTTTTACCTTTATGCGCAAGCGCGGCCAGACCGACGAGTATATGAGTATGATGACTAAAGAACAGCTGGATACCAAGATTAACTCATTTAAGTAA
- a CDS encoding iron ABC transporter permease: MFRFSNLCIIIISGILISAVINLNIGYIDLELSDFINPDASNAQIAQLRINRVIAMLLAGISIPTSGFLLQEYFQNPLAGPSVLGITSVASLSVAFYIFLSRDYLIPEFLQNSFISISAIGGSLLLMFVLLAFSTRFTDKSFLIIFGFLISALAGAVVSVLQLYAENESLKSYILWSFGANSQVSSQQLWVLAGIVLIGLALSFQSVKPLIGNALGSAYAKSFGVNLGRLKLLIIVGSSLLSASVTAFLGPILFIGIVVPHFSRMIYNPSRLWQQWILNMILGILVMSVFSIASELTLFPLNVITSLFGIPVILLMLMNKKITS; encoded by the coding sequence ATGTTCCGTTTCAGCAACCTTTGCATCATTATCATTTCGGGTATCCTGATTTCCGCCGTAATCAACCTGAACATCGGCTATATTGATCTGGAATTATCCGATTTTATTAATCCTGATGCTTCAAATGCGCAGATCGCGCAGTTACGCATCAACAGAGTAATAGCCATGCTGCTTGCCGGTATTTCCATTCCCACATCGGGATTCCTGCTGCAGGAATACTTTCAGAATCCGCTGGCCGGACCGTCAGTTTTGGGTATTACGTCAGTGGCCAGTTTAAGTGTAGCCTTCTATATATTTCTATCCCGGGATTACCTCATTCCGGAATTCCTGCAGAACAGTTTCATCAGTATCTCTGCAATTGGCGGAAGTTTACTGCTGATGTTTGTTCTTTTGGCATTCAGCACGCGCTTTACCGACAAATCTTTCCTTATTATTTTTGGATTTCTGATTTCCGCCCTCGCAGGTGCGGTGGTGTCCGTACTTCAGCTTTACGCTGAAAATGAAAGCCTGAAAAGTTATATCCTTTGGAGTTTTGGCGCCAACAGTCAGGTGTCATCGCAGCAACTATGGGTGCTGGCAGGAATTGTCCTAATTGGCCTGGCATTAAGCTTCCAGTCTGTAAAACCACTTATAGGCAATGCGCTGGGCAGTGCCTATGCAAAAAGTTTTGGCGTGAACCTTGGCAGGCTCAAACTGCTCATCATTGTAGGCTCTTCCCTGCTGTCGGCTTCGGTTACCGCCTTTTTGGGACCCATCCTTTTTATCGGCATTGTGGTTCCGCATTTCAGCCGGATGATCTATAACCCTTCCCGGCTTTGGCAGCAGTGGATCCTTAATATGATTTTGGGAATTTTGGTGATGTCCGTATTTTCAATCGCCTCAGAACTCACCCTTTTTCCGCTGAATGTAATCACCTCCCTGTTTGGAATTCCTGTTATTCTGCTGATGCTGATGAATAAAAAAATAACAAGTTAA